ACTTTTGCCCTCTGCCCTGCTGCTggcttctctgtgtgtctgataGGTCGAACACGATCTTATGGGCGTCATGACGTGTTCGTAAACTCTTTCATTTCAATCTGACTGAGCAACACTAACCCGCAGTGCAGTATGTATTGAAACACTTTAGAGGAGGGGGTTATTCAAGTTAATCCCACTTGTGAATATTAACATCGTAGGGCTCCTCCCATAAGGAGTATGCTTATGTTATGATGATGTAACATATAGGGGTTGAATGTTGAATTTAGAAATATTGACAGAGAGAGGATAGTATTTCATGCTGCTTTTCAGATTCACACGCAAGGTGAAAATATGCAGGCACTCAAGCACTCTAAGGTTTGTTATGATGTATTAGTTAAGCCTGATGTCTCTTCTCTGCAGGGTTTGACCGGCCCTATTGGAGATCCTGGGCCCGACGGTCCCCCCGGACAGAAAGTGAGTGACTAATGAGcctttgcttttcctgcttCAGAGGCCGTCAGTGAAATGGTGCCAAGCTGCTGTCCGGTTTTTTGGCATGGCAGGGAGAGCTGCAGTGCATAAACCAATTCCTCATGACAAATGAGACTTAATCCTGCAAGTTTTCTGTGTAATCTCCGTGGGGAGTGAAGCCCCAACATCGCTCCTCATTAAGCTAAACATTGCTGGGTCAAGTGTGGCCAGCTCAGTCATGTGATGAGCTAGAGGAATGTTAACTCAGACCGTCTGCAGTCTCACACAGCTCAGTTTTACCTGAACATAGTTTTTGCCTCAGTGTACAAACAGTAATAactgtaataaactgaaataacgTGTGTTTGATGTGATTAAAGAATATTTTTGCTATCTATctaatgtgttttctttgattttaGGGTGAACCTGGAAAAACTGGACCTCGTGGAACAGCTGTGAGTTACACATAGTCTCCTCACCTTGATCTAGTTCTTTATCTAAAGTTCATTCTTGTCACATGTCCATCAAACTGTACACAATATTGGGTCATAATTTATATGTTTCTCCCCAGGGTGTTGGGCCAGATGGACCCCCTGTAAGTCATTATTTTATGATACACAGTCAATGCCCCATTTTCTATTGTGCTACCTCAATTTTGTTAAGTTGCATCAAAATTgtgttacaataaaatatttcaactcTATCTGAATGTGACTTTTAACAGGGACCTCCTGGGCCTGGAGGACTTCCAGGTGAATTGGGAAAAGTTGGACCACCTGTGAGTACAGAGAAAAAGACTGTTACAGtgttttaattaatataattaagACTGAAACATCAAAAACTCACACAAGCAGTGAAGTGTTGGTAAGCTACAACATTATACTGGCCAATCACAGGACATATGTGTTCATCTTTATGTGTTAGCCAACAAAAAAGTGAAAGGCAGTCCAAGTTGACATGATGAAGACTTTAAGTACCGTAGTGTCCATGAACTGAAAAAGGTGTGACTCCTGAAACTTCAAAAATCttgtgaaaaaacacatttgtgcacacacatactattAAAGAACacgttaacacacacatacaatgtgcactatatactgtacaatcAAGTGCTctattttacaaacattttcttgTCAAATGCATTTTGGGGCCTTTTTTACATATTCTAAGAAAATTTAGGAATTGATATAAGACTagaaaatcaacacaaaataaagaatACATAAGCATTTCATCTGAATAAATTGCCTAAAGGGTCAGTTTTTTATCAGCACTTCATATCCCAGAAATCATGTTTACTTTAAAGTTAGgactgtgatttattttattataattttgcCCTTTGGCTGTAGCTGTCAGTACCAAATTAAATTGGATTTCAGGGTAGTGAGTGTGGATATACAGATAGGGATAGAGATCTCAACGTGTCACAGTACATTTCAATCACCATAtatgaaaatagtaaaaatagtaAAGTACTTTTCCTCTGCATGACTATTTTCACATAAGAATATAAGAAGTGAGCCAGCTATGCTACATGGCAGActcaaaagcaaaataaactgtACTGGCTAAAATCAGGTTGAGTTACATTTGAGTAAGAAATGAAAACTACTATACTAAACTATAAACTATACTTAAGATATTTATCAAAAAACACTATGCTTATGCTTTTAGGCTAGCAGAGTCTATGTTTTTTATGACACTTGACAGAACATCCAGGATGAATGTATTTCAGCTCTCATCTTTCTACAAGCTAATCTAGCTGACACTAGTTTACTATCCTGCTGTGATAGAGAAAACTGTATATTTCCTCTTCATGTGTAGCTTTTGACACCATTTGTTTCTTACCACAGGGGGCAATGGGTGTGAGAGGGCCACAGGGACCTGTTGGACCAACAGGGCCCAGAGTAAGTGACACAACTTCATTTGACAGCTCACAAGATGTGTAAATTATTACATTTGACCTGATATCTCACAAGGGAAAGAGCATGATGCAGGCAAAGAACTGAAGTAATGCTACCGCTGCACACACACGTCCTCTCTCTAGTGATTTACAAGCTACTTAGATTCATCGTGACGCTGATAAACTGTGATATGAAAGCGttaacacacattttctctcaactGCAGGGTGCAGCTGGAATGCAAGGCAGTGCTGACCTGGTAAAGCTTTGCTCTCTGAAGATTATgactaagattttttttgttgcgCAACATACCCtaaaatattttctgacttATGTTGTTATTTAGTGTCAAAACTCCTGTCCACCTGGGACCCCCGGACATCCTGGCCTTCCTGGCATGAAGGTGAGTTGAAGGCAAGACTGTTGTGTTGTGCTAAAATCATGCTTGTGACAtgatataatgtgtttaattggtgttccctcttttctctgtctgtttccagGGCCACAAAGGTGTAAAAGGTGAAGCAGGGGAACCCGGGAAACAAGGACACAAGGTAAAATATACTCAATTTTGGGAAAAATAATGTTTGCAAGTATTCATGGTCCATTTAGATCAACACAGTGAACGCATTCACAcataaaactacataaacagttacataaaaatacaaatttccCCCCACAACTGTCACACATGCCACATCGGACAAAAATTATGCACAACTTAAACGTGAAAAAGGGGATTCCTGGCGCCTTTGAGACAAGTATTATTTGCGCTGCTCTATTTCAAGAAGTGATACATGCCTGTGTGTAATGCCCCTGACTCCTTGTAATGCACGGAGGATGATTTATTTGAAATGATGTTCAAGCACAACTACCCCCTTTCCCTGTAATGTGTCCATGCACTATATAAATGGAAATGAGTCTGGGTCTATCTCCCTTTATCACCCCATGCCAGGATATGATTTACTGTCAGTCTGTGCTCTGTCCCCCGGAATGATTTTCTCCTTTACTGAAAGTTTCATTTGAGGGACCTTTTGCCTGTTTTTCCATTCACAAATTCACATATGTAAAGATATTTACAGTTAACAATGGAGCGGCCACATGTTGTGCTGGGGCTAAACGTATTATCCCACAGTATTGGAGGAGAAtattgaaatataaaattagtATGTGAATGACTGTTTAGTGGCACATCCTGTAGTTGTAAAAAGATGTGAGTACTGTGTGACCCAGTTACACACAAAGCATGCAGTGCTTCAGAGTGCATTTGTAAGCCCTCAAACAATGAACAGAAACAATGATATGCCCCAGTAATTACAttcaaaatacaacaatatCAGTGATCTTTATTCACTTGAAAACCTAAGAAGCAAAAACGTGAAGATATTCCACTTCACCATTATCAAACTGCTAGAAAGTGAAGACATTTCTTTTAATCATTCAGCAGTCTGGCTGACTCGAGCTTTTATCTTCCTCTTTttgcagaacaaaaacattgtctCTATTAAAAGAATATGGGCTGCTTAATTTTTCAGTAGAGACAATCAAGAAGAATTAAAACTATGTTGAAaattctctctctgctctgctcggtGATGTAAACAAATGCTGACCTGTTTCACTGTGTTCACTTGTCTGTTGTGTAATATTTGATTGTCAGATGTGTGTTGTTTACTTGTCTTAATAGCCACTTCTAATACACACaattaaaagaagaaattgCCTTTTTTAACGACAGAAAATATGCAAAGCCCGAACACCCCTACTGCTATCTATTTTAATGAATATCCCTCCGCAGGTCTACCACTGAGTCAGCACATAAATTATTTGTAATTTGCAAGGCAGGAGAACAGTAATTTGGAGTTAAACCGTCTGCTTTTGCCCCCCTTGCAATCCATTAAAAACTAGGTATTAAACACTTTTAAGAATTGCTGGCTCATTTTCTAATTAACTCACAGCTGATAGGAACAAACAGCCTCCGTTTGAAAAGCGAGGCACAGATGAGATGCCAGTTGCATCATGTTTTAAGATATGGtttataatgatgttttttctgtgttactgctgctactactgatgtttttgtttctcatttACACACTCAGGGTGAGGAAGGAGACCAGGGAGCTTCAGGGGAGGTCGGATCCCAGGGACCAATGGTTAGatgctgtatttatttgatgattttagAGCTTTTCAAGTTACAGTTTGCTCTCTGCTGTGTCaggttctctctttttttttactctgctcACTTGTTGGATCTGTTTGTTATTTCAGGGCCCTCAGGGGATTCGTGGAGCCATGGGAATGATAGGCCCCAAGGGGGAGATGGTAAGTGGTTTTGCGATTTCTACGCAAGCTCATGATACCTTTTATACACATCAAGGTTGTTTATAAATCACTTGCCAATTCAGGGTCAATCACAttaatatttgtcttttaaaatgcttatcctttaaaatattgtcCTCTGGCAGGGAGCTCGAGGTCCCGATGGAGATCCAGGTCCCCAGGGTGTTGCAGGGGCAACTGTAAGTTTGTCCAATAATgtagatgtttttgtttctgcaaCAACTGTGGGATGCACTGTATGAGTCATATATGGTTCTTTGCATTATTTCAGGGGGATCAAGGCCAGAGAGGTGTGATGGGTGAGCCTGGGCCAAAAGGTGAAACGGTCAGTAGACACATCATAACGGGCATGTTGGTAGGTTGGATtttgtttctattgttttaaCATAtgtattgaaaatgtatttctgctTTGTTGTTCAGGGTATTCAAGGACCAAGAGGAATCACAGGCCTTCCAGGTCCCAAGGGAGAGGCTGTGAGTGTCTGatcaataacaacaaacaaactttaatgTTCGGATACACTGTCTGCAAAAAACTAATTTCAGTTTCCCCTTTCTTCCACCAGGGCTTACCAGGTGTTGACGGTCGTGAGGGTATTCCTGGGATGCCAGGAGCAAAGGTATAGCATTATTCtactgttttatgtgtaaaacaaatacatcttATTATTACATAAACACTTCCATCGAGGCGTTGCTGTTAGGAGCAGTATTATCTTCATTGTCTGTTTCCCTCCACAGGGAGATGTTGGGAAGGCAGGCGCTCCTGGAGAGGTTGGGCTTCAGGGGCTTCCAGTGAgtatgacctttgacccccaAACTGTCAAGACTGACTCTGATTGGATGCACCTGAGTAAACTCCTCTGAAGCAGTTTAAAGTACCACAACTCATATTGCACCACAAACTAAACAAGCAGcacttaaaataattttattgcatgtcttatttttaaaaagtccacAATATAAATTGAAGTTGGCCTATTTTCTCTAGATTAACCTTTAAAGCAAATACTGAATTCTCTTCCTCTATGATATTACACATATACAACGTGTTAGTAATTATCATCTTCCTCAGACAGAAATGTGAGAGCAAATTTTTCCCAGCCCTCTAATCTGTGATTAGCCGAATGAAAGGCAGTAATGAGAATCAGTTGGCAAACATGAGCAACCTGACTGTGGCAGCATTAATAAAGATTCTGTAGGCGTGAAAATCATCGCCTGATTTAAACACTAAGAGCACTTTTTTATCACTTgaagcttattattattatttttttatacacagTGTTTCTTGTAGTGAGCTGAATTTTCCTTTGAAAAAATGGCACTTTGCTTGAaagtttttcttcctttttgtcaTGAGAAAATGTTTACCTGGTTATTGTTGCATCTCTTCTAAACGTGTTCTCTGTTTTAGGGGTTGCCGGGTTCACCTGGACCAAAAGGACAGAGTGGCGCTAAGGTTGTCTGCTTGATTAATTATTaacaattagctgttttttaattttcttttttaattttcaaaatatgaGAGCTGCTTTGGTTTTCTTTGTGCAGGGAGATGCTGGTCAAGGAGGCCTCCCTGGAACATTGGGTTCTGCTGGCAAAGCAGTAAGTATGAGCATCATACATGCAGAAAGAACAGCTATGATTTTTATCCCCTCTCTGATGtgtctttgtgtcattttactGTCACACCACAGGGAGAGCGTGGAGAACAGGGAGAGGTGGGACCTGTTGGACCTATTGGTGAACCTGTGAGTATTCATCCTggttgtttttccattgtttaaATTCTATTCATACATCTATTTTACTTTCTTatcatttcctcttcttccctaCAGGGAAATGTGGGCGAACAAGGCTATGTAGGTCCAGCCGGCAAGCCAGGAGCCAGGGTAAGTTATCAGCTATTAACACGCAAGCTGCGGAAcacaatttaaattaatttgtatttttcacaAGGAGAGGCACCCTAACAATGATACACTGAATGAAAGACGCTGAAAAGGGGGAAAAGCCTCAGAGGGGTATTGAGTCCTGGCTGTTGTTTCTCTGGAATGTCTCAGAGAATAGACCTGGACTGGATCTCACATGAGGTCTATTTTCACAGTAAGGGGAGACTAGTAAGCAGCGGGCTGAAAGAGCTCTCTGTTCTCCTGGCATTCCTCAGACAGTGGGTCAGCGATCAAAGCGGAatggcacacacaaacatggccGAGAGAATAACTCACAATGCTGAATGTTAATTATGAGCACATTGTGTGGAAATTATGGCGCACAACAAATCCTAACATTTAAACTTCAGTTATTAACAATGTTGACATTCTTATAATTTCAGAAATCTTATCAGGTGTTATGGGTTATAAAGTAGCTTGAAAATGAAGAGCCAAAGTGCTTTATTTTGAGATACATTAACCCCGCTTGGGAGTTTTACTTATCAGATgtgcttgtttatttgttataGGGACCCAAAGGTGACCCCGGCCTTCCTGGTCTTCCCGGTCCTCCCGGCCTGCCAGGGGTGAAAGGAGAGAGGGTAAGAAAACACCACAATTCCATTCAGAAAGCTTTTCAGATTGAAAGCTATTGTGTTAAAGATTAATTCTCACCAACAAAAAGCTGACCAGCTCCCTCTAGTGTGGACAAAAacactctgacctgtagcaaTGAGCATTTAGTTACTtagcacatttgttttgttcattacAGGGAGATCGTGGAGAAGCAGGACCTAAAGGAGAGCAGGTATGAAATCCTGATATTAATCTTATAAACACTAACATGGCATTTAAATAAAGAAGTGGGCTGCTTTGCATAAATCACTTACAGACTGTATTTTCATAGGGTTCGCCAGGTGATGAGGGAAACCCCGGAGACAAAGGGGATGTTGTAAGttgttacacaaacacaaaatctgTTATTTTACTGCAATTATTCTGTCACAGAAGTACAATTCATCCTGTTtccatcttgtttgttttaccaATTGTCTTCTAGGGTGAAATTGGAGAGAGTGGACCAAAAGGAGATGTGAGTTCAAGCAGATTATTTAAACATGGTATCTGAGTGTTTCCTGTGGTGTTAAACCATTAAGAGTTTTGTAATAATTCTCTGGTCTTGTACCCTATGTTCTGTCCAGGTTGGTAACCCTGGTGAGCCTGGCAGAAGAGGTCCTGAGGGAAGTCGAGGCCAGCCTGGCATCGAGGGGCCACCTGGCACACCTGGACCTCGGGGCATGCAGGGAAATAGGGGTCTACCTGGAGTGAGAGGGACCCAGGGTCCTGCGGTACGtccaaaagaaaacacatcttACCCTATAGTATCTGTATACCTACAATACCTGAGCAGCAGAGTGCCATAGAGAGGAAAACACAAGCTAACTGTCTTTGACCGAAAACTGAAGCCTAAAACCTTTATGTCAGCATTAAGACTTACAGAGGGTAGACAAATTAATGTAAACAGTCCCTTTTTATATAGAGTGAGTTTTACTCTCTGTGTAGTGCAGTAGATGAAAGGCTGTTTCCTTGACCGAACTAGGGGATATATCATTGGTTTTGTACACAATTAAAGATCAGAAAATGGAAAACTATGCCTCCCTGTTAGCAAACTGTCCATATGTATGCACCAATTTGACAGCAAATGCTACAGGTTAAACAATTAACTTCTAATTCCTACTAGAACTTAACCCGTTAAGAAACTACAGAGACAAAAGTTCCTCTCAAAAAGACATGACAGAGTTTTGAACCCTCACACTCCtaaataagaattaataattgtgtatttgagtttatttgtgcaggttaaaatcaaaacaacaaacagataagcataacaaagacacacaaactctgtctaaataatatacatatacaaatataaaagaaaaattgtaaatgaaaaacTTTCCTGTATCTTATGCAATCATTTCATGCTTTACTTTTAAACAAAGTTACAGATCCACACATCTAATCTTCATATTCCTAAACACTTAACTAGTAGAGGCTAGAAGATATAGGAGCACTAAATAACTCTCCTTCTCATTTGGTTAAAATGTGTACTCCCTTAAAGtctactgaatatatttttaaaactattaaagtGGAGGCCATGCATAAGCCCCTCTGGACTTCTCCCTGAACACTTTTATCCCTGTTATTCTGATGTCCTTTTGATaatcttataaaatataaaaatattttgcagCAGCAGGGGAATACAGGGAATTATGTCAGCAAGATGCTCCGAAAATGGTGCTTCATTGGGATTTAAAGTTTTTGCCTCAGGAAATCAGAATCCCAGCTCACCTGCACTCTGACATCCCTGCAGAGGAGGCGGGTAAAAAGAACACTTTCTTATCGAGATCGGTAAAATCTCAACTTAAATTCAATACCTGTGTTGTTGTAAAAGGAGATCCATTTATCTCCACAAGACCAACCTGTCAGGGGATTTGAAGCCTCGTTTTTAGCTTCACCAGATTGCATTTTGAGTTTATCAAGTATGTTTTATAAGTGCATATACCATGAACTTTAAACTGTGATGAAAACAGGCAAGTCACTAAAATAGTAGGAGTACTGTTTTCACTGGATAAATGCACTGTGGAACcttgatgtaaatgtttttagaCGCTGTCATGACATATATTATGTCATCTTTTTTCTTCCAGGGTAAAGAGCCAAGTGATCAGCACATCAAACAAGTTTGCATGCGAGTCATGCAAGGTAAGAACCGATAGGCCTTTGACCCCGTTTATCATTCCCTTTGCCTCATTTCATGACTTTAATCTTTCCCAGAATGCCTCATTATACAACCACACATAGAGCCTCCCCTCCATTGTGTCATTGATCTGGGCGGTTGAATACTCCCAAGTTCAAAAGGGAAGGTCTCATAACCAAAACATGAAATAAGCTTCAGCCTTTGTTTATTTGATGGATGAAAGATTTTTCTCTTTGAGCTTTAGAAATGTTTCACTGAAGTCACAACCACTGTTCTCTTCATTCTTTGCTCTTACGTCTTCACAACTCATCTCCTACACTCATGACTTTTTTATACCCGATGTGCTGAAAAATTAATTTCACCTCCAGCAGACCTGCACTCCTCCGCTCCGAGCAAAGAGTCTGCCTGGAAAGGAAATCTTAAAAAAGAGCAGTCAAGCAGCCACTGCATGAATTTTCATCAGGAGCCAGAAAACTGGAATCTTTAAGTGCAAAATACCATGCAGCAAGGAGCC
This genomic interval from Thunnus thynnus chromosome 14, fThuThy2.1, whole genome shotgun sequence contains the following:
- the LOC137196908 gene encoding collagen alpha-1(IX) chain-like isoform X1, with the translated sequence MLLPLLIYYFLFCLFVKFELQSMLIHCDVTRARTEACYDLPARTSTDVTEVQRNQGSAGPPGPAGVPGIDGIAGERGEDGEDGYPGPDGDAGKPGSSGLPGIPGNDGLTGPIGDPGPDGPPGQKGEPGKTGPRGTAGVGPDGPPGPPGPGGLPGELGKVGPPGAMGVRGPQGPVGPTGPRGAAGMQGSADLCQNSCPPGTPGHPGLPGMKGHKGVKGEAGEPGKQGHKGEEGDQGASGEVGSQGPMGPQGIRGAMGMIGPKGEMGARGPDGDPGPQGVAGATGDQGQRGVMGEPGPKGETGIQGPRGITGLPGPKGEAGLPGVDGREGIPGMPGAKGDVGKAGAPGEVGLQGLPGLPGSPGPKGQSGAKGDAGQGGLPGTLGSAGKAGERGEQGEVGPVGPIGEPGNVGEQGYVGPAGKPGARGPKGDPGLPGLPGPPGLPGVKGERGDRGEAGPKGEQGSPGDEGNPGDKGDVGEIGESGPKGDVGNPGEPGRRGPEGSRGQPGIEGPPGTPGPRGMQGNRGLPGVRGTQGPAGKEPSDQHIKQVCMRVMQEQLAQLAASLRRPESGVAGLPGKPGLPGPPGPPGDNGFPGQAGARGLPGLKGPPGPLGVKGPKGEMGDRGSRGPTVRGPKGQPGPPGLPGEPGKPGYGQDGRDGQRGPPGVPGQPGVPGPPGAAGPNGYCDPSACNLQAGAAQQSLDVKGPAGN
- the LOC137196908 gene encoding collagen alpha-1(IX) chain-like isoform X3, which gives rise to MARAPSLRGPLLVLLLQLVLICSAQRNQGSAGPPGPAGVPGIDGIAGERGEDGEDGYPGPDGDAGKPGSSGLPGIPGNDGLTGPIGDPGPDGPPGQKGEPGKTGPRGTAGVGPDGPPGPPGPGGLPGELGKVGPPGAMGVRGPQGPVGPTGPRGAAGMQGSADLCQNSCPPGTPGHPGLPGMKGHKGVKGEAGEPGKQGHKGEEGDQGASGEVGSQGPMGPQGIRGAMGMIGPKGEMGARGPDGDPGPQGVAGATGDQGQRGVMGEPGPKGETGIQGPRGITGLPGPKGEAGLPGVDGREGIPGMPGAKGDVGKAGAPGEVGLQGLPGLPGSPGPKGQSGAKGDAGQGGLPGTLGSAGKAGERGEQGEVGPVGPIGEPGNVGEQGYVGPAGKPGARGPKGDPGLPGLPGPPGLPGVKGERGDRGEAGPKGEQGSPGDEGNPGDKGDVGEIGESGPKGDVGNPGEPGRRGPEGSRGQPGIEGPPGTPGPRGMQGNRGLPGVRGTQGPAGKEPSDQHIKQVCMRVMQEQLAQLAASLRRPESGVAGLPGKPGLPGPPGPPGDNGFPGQAGARGLPGLKGPPGPLGVKGPKGEMGDRGSRGPTVRGPKGQPGPPGLPGEPGKPGYGQDGRDGQRGPPGVPGQPGVPGPPGAAGPNGYCDPSACNLQAGAAQQSLDVKGPAGN
- the LOC137196908 gene encoding collagen alpha-1(IX) chain-like isoform X2; the protein is MLIHCDVTRARTEACYDLPARTSTDVTEVQRNQGSAGPPGPAGVPGIDGIAGERGEDGEDGYPGPDGDAGKPGSSGLPGIPGNDGLTGPIGDPGPDGPPGQKGEPGKTGPRGTAGVGPDGPPGPPGPGGLPGELGKVGPPGAMGVRGPQGPVGPTGPRGAAGMQGSADLCQNSCPPGTPGHPGLPGMKGHKGVKGEAGEPGKQGHKGEEGDQGASGEVGSQGPMGPQGIRGAMGMIGPKGEMGARGPDGDPGPQGVAGATGDQGQRGVMGEPGPKGETGIQGPRGITGLPGPKGEAGLPGVDGREGIPGMPGAKGDVGKAGAPGEVGLQGLPGLPGSPGPKGQSGAKGDAGQGGLPGTLGSAGKAGERGEQGEVGPVGPIGEPGNVGEQGYVGPAGKPGARGPKGDPGLPGLPGPPGLPGVKGERGDRGEAGPKGEQGSPGDEGNPGDKGDVGEIGESGPKGDVGNPGEPGRRGPEGSRGQPGIEGPPGTPGPRGMQGNRGLPGVRGTQGPAGKEPSDQHIKQVCMRVMQEQLAQLAASLRRPESGVAGLPGKPGLPGPPGPPGDNGFPGQAGARGLPGLKGPPGPLGVKGPKGEMGDRGSRGPTVRGPKGQPGPPGLPGEPGKPGYGQDGRDGQRGPPGVPGQPGVPGPPGAAGPNGYCDPSACNLQAGAAQQSLDVKGPAGN